From Passer domesticus isolate bPasDom1 chromosome 20, bPasDom1.hap1, whole genome shotgun sequence, one genomic window encodes:
- the GRIN2C gene encoding glutamate receptor ionotropic, NMDA 2C: MGRAPAHALLLSMVLGCWAAFTDILLPGPEEPVVNVAVVFGGTSYPLHIRSRLSPQSFLDMPLEIHPITVVVNNTNPSTLLTQICDILAGHKIHGVVFEDNVGTEAVAQILDFISSQTQVPIISISGGSAVVLTPKEPGSAFLQLGVSIEQQIQVIFKVLEEYDWGSFAVITSLYPGYNIFLDVIRSFTDASYFGWELQEVLTFEMSQEQSSSRTQRLLRQIDAQVLLVYCSREEAEYLFSMAEQAGLVGPGYIWIVPSMTVGNMEVPPSSFPVGLISVVTESWKLSLRQKVRDGVAIIAMGAASFFRAHGYLPEVGRDCWAPTRATATNTSFYRHLLNVTWEHRDFSFNEGGYLVKPTMVVITLNQHRLWEMVGKWEKGIIHMKYPVWPRYGSFMQPVVDNRHLTVATLEERPFVIVENTDPSTGVCVRNTVPCRKQTNSSQSGDGLVDPYTKLCCKGFCIDILKKLAKAVKFSYDLYLVTNGKHGKIVRGVWNGMIGEVYYKRADMAIGSLTINEERSEIVDFSVPFVETGISVMVARSNGTVSPSAFLEPYSPAVWVMMFVMCLTVVAITVFVFEYFSPVGYNQNLTSGKRPGGPSFTIGKSVWLLWALVFNNSVPIENPKGTTSKIMVLIWAFFAVIFLASYTANLAAFMIQEQYIDTVSGLSDRKFQRPQEQYPPFRFGTVPNGSTERNIRSNYPDMHTHMVKYNQRSVEDALTSLKMGKLDAFIYDAAVLNYMAGKDEGCKLVTIGSGKVFATTGYGIALQKDSRWKRAIDLALLQFLGDGETQKLETVWLSGICQNEKNEVMSSKLDIDNMAGVFYMLLVAMGLSLLVFAWEHLVYWKLRHSVPKSHKLDFLLAISRGIYSCFNGVQTLSSPGRAPTPDVTASSAQANVLKMLQAAKEMVTTASVGGSLEQATRTIEDWSNHSERLQTTFSLRTPQLVVQNSTGAHRGAAPGPHPAERLGRAPKGAAPGLPLPQPVPVDCRLHGEENWRGENEHPHLLHALKFRGGCVGDEAAAGFPHLLVKTSPGGDYGEHMLVGNHVGAPLPPQTFPRDLPPPDIYREHRRPSGRGERLQNYPLLRRDGTPGGSGTLPRLLPAAEKKREAGSAFLPPSCPRGAFPKVSRTCRARGEPARPEAERERLSRWASAARGPAERGEKRRRCGGPRPAAVPDLFPEAQPGFGCGSRCPQAAGRLPPRSPAARLPSYREACRQNPRAAFACLNSCGSLNLPLHARHLPCREHPGVRGPGRWDGGCRGCGRRGELAVLRAVAADSRDALLARAVPAPWRRVSSLESEV, from the exons ATGGGCAGAGCGCCGGCGCACGCTCTGCTGCTGTCGAtggtgctgggctgctgggctgccttCACGGACATCCTGCTGCCGGGCCCCGAGGAGCCCGTGGTCAACGTGGCCGTGGTGTTTGGGGGCACGTCCTACCCTCTGCACATCCGCTCCCGCCTGAGCCCCCAGAGCTTCCTGGACATGCCCCTGGAGATCCACCCCATCACTGTCGTCGTCAACAACACCAACCCCAGCACCCTCCTCACCCAGATCTGCGACATCCTCGCCGGCCACAAGATCCACGGCGTCGTCTTTGAAGACAACGTGGGCACGGAGGCCGTGGCCCAGATCCTTGACTTCATCTCCTCCCAGACCCAGGTCCCCATCATCAGCATCAGTGGCGGCTCTGCAGTGGTCCTGACCCCAAAG GAGCCCGGATCAGCTTTCCTGCAGTTGGGTGTCTCCATCGAGCAGCAAATCCAGGTGATCTTCAAGGTGCTGGAGGAATACGACTGGGGCTCCTTTGCTGTCATCACCAGCCTCTACCCAGGCTACAACATCTTCCTGGATGTCATCCGCTCCTTCACAGACGCCAGCTACtttggctgggagctgcaggaggtgctCACCTTTGAGatgagccaggagcagagcagctccaggacgCAGCGGCTCCTGCGCCAGATTGACGCCCAGGTCCTCCTTGTCTACTGCTCCCGAGAGGAGGCCGAGTATCTCTTCTCCATGGCAGAACAAGCCGGGCTCGTGGGGCCAGGATACATCTGGATCGTGCCCAGCATGACGGTGGGCAACATGGAGGTGCCACCCTCCTCCTTCCCGGTGGGGCTCATCAGCGTGGTGACGGAGAGCTGGAAGCTGAGCCTGCGGCAGAAGGTGCGGGACGGCGTGGCCATCATTGCCATGGGGGCAGCCAGCTTCTTCCGAGCCCACGGCTACCTCCCAGAGGTGGGGCGGGACTGCTGGGCCCCCACCAGGGCCACTGCCACCAACACAAGCTTCTACCG gcaCCTTCTCAATGTGACATGGGAGCACAGGGACTTCTCCTTCAATGAAGGTGGCTACCTGGTCAAGCCCACCATGGTGGTGATCACGCTCAATCAGCACCGGCTCTGGGAGATG GTGGGCAAGTGGGAGAAAGGCATCATCCACATGAAGTACCCGGTGTGGCCCCGCTACGGCTCCTTCATGCAGCCTGTGGTCGACAACCGCCACCTGACAGTGGCCACGCTGGAGGAGAGACCCTTTGTCATCGTGGAGAACACGGACCCCAGCACGGGGGTCTGCGTGCGCAACACCGTGCCCTGCCGCAAGCAGACCAACTCCTCCCAGAG CGGTGATGGCCTTGTGGATCCCTACACCAAGCTGTGCTGCAAAGGTTTCTGCATCGACATCCTGAAGAAGCTGGCCAAGGCAGTGAAGTTCTCCTACGACCTCTACCTGGTGACCAATGGCAAACATGGCAAGATCGTCCGAGGGGTCTGGAACGGCATGATTGGTGAG GTGTACTACAAGCGTGCAGACATGGCCATCGGCTCCCTCACCATCAACGAGGAGCGGTCTGAGATCGTGGATTTCTCCGTGCCCTTTGTGGAGACAGGCATCAGCGTGATGGTGGCCCGGAGCAACGGCACCGTGTCCCCCTCCGCCTTCCTGG AGCCTTACAGCCCAGCTGTGTGGGTCATGATGTTTGTCATGTGCCTCACTGTGGTGGCCATCACCGTCTTCGTGTTTGAGTACTTCAGCCCCGTTGGCTACAACCAGAACCTCACCAGTGGCAAGA ggccgGGAGGTCCCTCCTTCACCATCGGCAAGTCCGTGTGGTTGCTGTGGGCTCTGGTCTTCAACAACTCAGTCCCCATCGAGAACCCCAAGGGCACCACCAGCAAGATCATGGTGCTCATCTGGGCCTTCTTCGCCGTCATCTTCCTCGCCAGCTACACAGCCAACCTGGCTGCCTTCATGATCCAGGAGCAGTACATTGACACTGTGTCGGGGCTGAGCGACAGGAAG TTCCAGAGGCCGCAGGAGCAGTACCCGCCCTTCCGCTTCGGCACGGTGCCCAACGGCAGCACCGAGAGGAACATCCGCAGCAACTACCCCGACATGCACACCCACATGGTGAAGTACAACCAGCGCTCCGTGGAGGACGCCCTCACCAGCCTCAAAATGGG gaagctggatgcctTCATCTACGACGCCGCGGTGCTCAACTACATGGCAGGCAAGGACGAGGGCTGCAAGCTGGTGACCATTGGCAGTGGGAAGGTGTTTGCCACCACGGGCTACGGCATCGCCCTGCAGAAGGACTCGCGCTGGAAGCGGGCCATCGACCTGGCCCTGCTCCAGTTCCTGGGGGACG GTGAGACCCAGAAGCTGGAGACCGTTTGGCTGTCAGGGATCTGCCAGAATGAGAAGAACGAGGTGATGAGCAGCAAGCTGGACATTGACAACATGGCTGGGGTTTTCTACATGCTGCTGGTGGCCATGGGGCTGAGCCTGCTGGTCTTTGCTTGGGAGCACCTGGTCTACTGGAAGCTGCGTCATTCCGTCCCCAAGTCCCACAAGCTTGACTTCCTCCTGGCCATCAGCAGG GGCATCTACAGCTGCTTCAACGGGGTGCAGACCCTGTCGAGCCCCGGGCGGGCACCCACACCCGATGTCACCGCCAGCTCAGCCCAGGCCAACGtgctgaaaatgctgcaggCGGCCAAGGAGATGGTGACAACAGCCAGCGTGGGCGGCTCGCTGGAGCAGGCCACCCGCACCATCGAGGACTGGAGCAACCACAGCGAGCGCCTCCAGACCACCTTCTCGCTGAGGACACCCCAGCTCGTGGTGCAGAACAGCACCGGCGCCcaccgcggggccgcccccggcccgcacCCTGccgagaggctgggcagagcacccAAGGGTgctgccccggggctgccgcTGCCCCAGCCCGTCCCCGTGGACTGCCGTCTGCACGGGGAGGAGAACTGGAGAGGGGAAAACGAGCACCCCCACCTGCTCCACGCCCTGAAGTTTCGGGGTGGCTGTGTAGGGGATGAAGCTGCCGCAGGCTTCCCCCACCTCCTGGTGAAGACTTCCCCAGGAGGGGATTACGGCGAGCACATGCTGGTGGGGAACCATGTCGGGGCTCCCCTCCCGCCCCAAACATTCCCCAGAGACCTCCCACCACCGGACATCTACAGGGAGCACAGGCGGCCGTCGGGACGGGGGGAGCGGCTGCAGAACTACCCCTTGCTCCGGAGGGACGGCACGCCCGGGGGCTCGGGCACTCTGCCGCGGCTGCTCCCGGCAGCGGAGAAGAAGCGGGAGGCGGGCAGCGCCTTCCTGCCTCCATCGTGCCCTCGCGGAGCCTTCCCCAAAGTCAGCAGGACTTGCAGAGCCCGGGGCGAGCCGGCGCGGCCGGAGGCGGAGCGGGAGCGGCTGAGCCGGTGGGCGAGCGCGGCGCGGGGGCCGGCGGAGCGCGGCGAGAAGCGGCGGCGCTGCGGGGGCCCGCGCCCGGCCGCCGTGCCCGACCTGTTCCCCGAAGCCCAGCCCGGCTTCGGCTGCGGCTCCCGCTGCCCGCAGGCCGCCGGCCGGCTGCCGCCGCGCTCGCCCGCCGCCAGGCTGCCGTCCTACCGGGAGGCTTGCCGGCAAAACCCCCGAGCCGCCTTCGCCTGCTTGAACTCCTGCGGCAGCCTGAACCTGCCGCTGCACGCGCGGCACCTCCCGTGCCGGGAGCACCCCGGGGTGCGGGGCCCGGGGCGCTGGGACGGCGGCTGCAGGGGCTGCGGCAGGCGCGGGGAGCTGGCCGTGCTGCGGGCGGTGGCGGCGGACAGCCGGGACGCGCTGCTGGCCCGCGCCGTGCCGGCTCCCTGGCGGCGGGTCTCCAGCCTGGAGTCGGAGGTGTga